One Cyanobium sp. AMD-g genomic window carries:
- a CDS encoding DUF3611 family protein, whose translation MVDPLDLQRMADALRRMGWVRFWVLLALGVVVVGVLIFNNIGGQMAANSSRALGLGPGLSLTTLSFLVLLWSLWQSWLVVRCGRALASPARPSKGETTRLVKRGLLADLGGLTLAAVGYQALAGSLFVQASQQVPGFFGAQMQVAPGSGGRVVGLPITSIEMLSVLSNTQVLFAHLIGLIISLWLLQRIYRRA comes from the coding sequence ATGGTCGACCCGCTGGATCTGCAGCGCATGGCCGATGCCCTTCGCCGCATGGGCTGGGTGCGCTTCTGGGTCCTGCTCGCCCTCGGGGTGGTGGTGGTGGGGGTGCTGATCTTCAACAACATCGGCGGCCAGATGGCGGCCAACTCCTCCCGTGCCCTGGGGCTGGGCCCCGGTCTCTCCCTCACCACCCTGTCGTTCCTGGTTCTGCTCTGGAGTCTGTGGCAATCCTGGCTGGTGGTGCGCTGCGGCCGCGCCCTGGCCAGCCCGGCACGCCCCAGCAAAGGGGAAACCACGCGCCTGGTGAAACGCGGCCTGCTGGCCGACCTGGGCGGGCTCACCCTGGCGGCGGTGGGCTATCAGGCCCTGGCCGGCAGCCTGTTCGTGCAGGCCTCCCAGCAGGTGCCGGGCTTCTTCGGTGCCCAGATGCAGGTGGCCCCGGGCAGCGGCGGCCGGGTGGTGGGGCTGCCGATCACCTCGATCGAGATGCTCTCGGTGCTCAGCAACACCCAGGTGCTGTTCGCCCACCTGATCGGGCTGATCATCAGCCTGTGGCTGCTGCAGCGGATCTACCGACGCGCATAG
- a CDS encoding glycosyltransferase family 4 protein, translated as MKRSSARPAVVVVITPYLHHDGSSLLLYRFLRWAQSRHPDVVFEILYRHNGPLREQLLALPNVRGVKPLVPVRRRVLHHVESRLQARAMAALLLNADAIYCNTVVGLQCLQGLLDSLALLPERLPRVSVHVREMGYWIRRSGISQQSFQQLATCIIADSQLTASHLQAYLGLQEEDLCVIDEYCDTEEVVRWRGCDRLREEFNLPRQRQLVGMAGTIEWRKGPDIFLQIAHYLATEMSDPPLFAWVGGGDPMTTYQIESDIQRMGLESMVRFTGPRENPYPYFDSFDVFLLTSREEPFGAVCLETAMLGIPSMCFSGCAGAESFIAAGAGVVVDRFDVSAMAVALQKLLEDDAMRRRLGERALRECQAGHAFDVLLPRLMAKVLGDDF; from the coding sequence ATGAAGCGTTCCAGTGCCCGTCCCGCTGTGGTGGTGGTGATTACCCCTTATCTGCACCATGACGGATCTTCTCTGCTTCTGTACCGATTTCTGCGTTGGGCCCAATCGCGCCATCCCGATGTCGTTTTCGAGATTCTTTATCGCCACAATGGACCATTAAGGGAGCAACTACTCGCGCTTCCCAATGTTCGAGGCGTTAAGCCCCTTGTTCCCGTCAGGCGCCGAGTTCTCCACCACGTCGAGAGTCGTCTTCAGGCCCGCGCCATGGCGGCACTGCTGCTGAACGCTGATGCCATCTATTGCAATACTGTGGTTGGGCTGCAATGTTTGCAGGGCTTGCTGGATTCGCTTGCCCTGCTCCCTGAGCGCCTTCCCAGGGTCAGCGTGCATGTGCGCGAGATGGGATACTGGATCCGTCGCTCCGGCATCTCCCAGCAGAGCTTCCAACAGCTTGCGACGTGCATCATCGCTGACTCGCAGCTGACGGCAAGCCATCTGCAGGCTTACCTCGGTTTGCAGGAAGAGGATCTGTGCGTGATTGATGAATACTGCGACACGGAAGAGGTTGTGCGCTGGCGAGGCTGTGATCGACTGCGTGAGGAGTTCAATCTCCCCCGGCAACGCCAGCTTGTTGGTATGGCGGGGACCATTGAGTGGCGCAAGGGACCAGATATCTTCCTTCAGATTGCTCACTATCTTGCGACTGAAATGAGCGATCCTCCTTTGTTTGCCTGGGTGGGCGGGGGTGATCCAATGACAACCTATCAAATTGAAAGCGATATCCAAAGGATGGGCTTGGAGTCGATGGTCCGCTTCACAGGGCCTCGTGAGAATCCCTACCCCTATTTTGATTCCTTTGACGTGTTTCTGCTCACCTCAAGGGAGGAGCCGTTCGGGGCGGTTTGCTTGGAAACAGCCATGCTTGGGATTCCGAGCATGTGTTTCTCAGGCTGTGCGGGCGCTGAATCCTTCATCGCCGCAGGCGCAGGAGTGGTGGTGGACCGATTTGACGTCTCCGCCATGGCCGTTGCTCTGCAAAAGTTGTTGGAGGATGATGCTATGCGACGCCGTCTGGGGGAGCGGGCCCTGCGCGAATGTCAGGCTGGGCACGCTTTCGATGTACTTCTGCCCCGTTTGATGGCCAAGGTGTTGGGAGATGATTTCTGA
- the surE gene encoding 5'/3'-nucleotidase SurE has protein sequence MAPLRILISNDDGVFADGIQALAAEAASRGHAVTVVCPDRERSATGHGLTLQTPLRAERADELFAAGVTAWACSGTPSDCVKLALFRLLEQTPDLVLSGINHGPNLGTDVLYSGTVSAAMEGTIEGLPALAVSSADFHWRRFEAAAALALDVAERMHAGGWPEGMLLNLNVPPRPAEALAPLRWCRTAVRRYIDQFEKRTDPRGRTYYWLAGEVVDDLEGSGAGPADWPTDVAWVQQGGSSLTPLQPELFWRGDSNLLPDLDRLGVPGSSGVLEAWLTKDTRS, from the coding sequence ATGGCACCGCTCCGGATCCTGATCAGCAACGATGACGGGGTCTTCGCCGATGGCATTCAGGCCCTGGCCGCAGAGGCGGCCTCCCGAGGTCATGCGGTCACCGTCGTCTGCCCCGATCGGGAGCGCTCCGCCACCGGCCATGGCCTCACCCTGCAGACCCCGCTGCGGGCAGAGCGGGCCGACGAACTCTTCGCGGCGGGTGTCACCGCCTGGGCCTGCAGCGGCACCCCTTCCGACTGCGTCAAGCTGGCCCTGTTCAGGCTGCTGGAGCAGACGCCGGACCTGGTGCTCTCCGGCATCAACCACGGCCCCAACCTCGGCACCGACGTCCTCTATTCGGGCACGGTGTCGGCGGCCATGGAGGGGACGATCGAGGGCCTTCCCGCCCTGGCGGTGAGCAGCGCCGATTTTCACTGGCGTCGCTTCGAGGCGGCGGCGGCCCTGGCTCTCGATGTGGCCGAGCGCATGCATGCCGGCGGCTGGCCCGAGGGAATGCTGCTCAATCTCAACGTGCCACCGCGGCCCGCCGAGGCCCTCGCGCCTCTGCGCTGGTGCCGCACGGCGGTGCGGCGCTACATCGATCAGTTCGAGAAGCGCACCGACCCCCGCGGCCGCACCTACTACTGGCTGGCTGGTGAGGTGGTGGATGATCTGGAGGGTTCAGGAGCGGGCCCGGCCGACTGGCCCACCGATGTGGCCTGGGTGCAGCAGGGGGGATCGTCCCTGACGCCCCTGCAGCCCGAACTCTTCTGGCGCGGGGATTCAAACCTGTTGCCAGATTTGGACCGGCTGGGTGTCCCCGGATCGTCTGGGGTCCTGGAAGCTTGGTTGACAAAGGACACGAGGAGCTGA
- the pheS gene encoding phenylalanine--tRNA ligase subunit alpha yields the protein MSATVSLQQLTDQLEHLEAEAAAAIANASDAAALEELRVGLLGKKGRLSGVLGAMGRLPGEERPLVGQRANRLKDQVQHLLGARLEAVRSAAMVERLERERIDVTAGCSYVPPGHRHPLQSTVEEIVDIFAGLGYRVSEGPEIETDHYNFTALNIPEHHPARDMQDTFYLGGDRLLRTHTSPVQIRHLEANPPPVRVIAPGRVYRRDAVDATHSPVFHQVEVLALDEGLDFSHLRGTVTTFLQQFFGDLPVRFRASYFPFTEPSAEVDVQWRGRWLEVMGCGMVDPAVLEGLGLDPERWSGFAAGLGVERFCMVRHGIDDIRRLFSSDLRFLEQF from the coding sequence GTGAGCGCCACCGTCAGCCTGCAGCAGCTCACCGACCAGCTGGAGCACCTGGAGGCTGAGGCCGCCGCCGCCATCGCCAACGCCAGCGATGCCGCCGCCCTTGAGGAGCTGCGGGTGGGGCTTCTGGGCAAGAAGGGTCGGCTCTCGGGGGTGCTGGGGGCCATGGGCCGCCTGCCGGGTGAGGAGCGCCCCCTGGTGGGCCAGCGGGCCAATCGGCTCAAGGACCAGGTGCAACACCTGCTCGGCGCCCGGCTCGAGGCCGTGCGCAGCGCCGCCATGGTGGAGCGGTTGGAACGGGAACGGATCGATGTGACAGCGGGCTGCAGCTACGTGCCCCCCGGCCACCGCCATCCCCTGCAGAGCACCGTTGAAGAAATCGTCGATATCTTTGCCGGCCTTGGCTACCGGGTCTCGGAGGGTCCCGAGATCGAGACCGACCACTACAACTTCACCGCCCTGAACATCCCTGAGCACCACCCGGCCCGGGACATGCAGGACACCTTCTATCTCGGTGGGGACCGTCTGCTGCGCACCCACACCTCCCCCGTGCAGATCCGCCACCTGGAGGCCAACCCGCCGCCGGTGCGCGTGATCGCCCCCGGCCGGGTGTATCGGCGCGATGCGGTGGATGCCACCCACTCGCCGGTGTTCCACCAGGTGGAGGTGCTCGCCCTCGATGAGGGGCTGGATTTCAGTCACCTGCGCGGCACCGTCACCACCTTCCTGCAGCAGTTCTTCGGCGATCTGCCGGTTCGCTTCCGGGCCAGTTATTTTCCCTTCACCGAGCCCTCCGCCGAAGTCGACGTGCAGTGGCGCGGCCGCTGGCTGGAGGTGATGGGCTGCGGCATGGTGGATCCGGCGGTCCTCGAGGGTCTGGGCCTCGATCCCGAGCGCTGGAGTGGTTTTGCCGCCGGTCTGGGGGTGGAGAGGTTCTGCATGGTGCGCCACGGCATTGACGACATCCGCAGGCTGTTCAGCAGCGATCTGCGCTTCCTGGAGCAGTTCTGA
- a CDS encoding NAD(+) kinase produces the protein MPRVGLIVNDGKDLAISTADLIESRLKAAGLEVARVSSSGGVVGFANPDQHLRSRGYAACVPASFDEEMALAVVLGGDGTVLSAARQTAPIGVPILTINTGHLGFLAEAYLKDLDQALAQVVSGEWTVEERSMLVVSVMRGEQRRWEVLCLNEMALHREPLTSMCHFEIAIGRHAPVDIAADGVILSSPTGSTAYALSAGGPVITPDCPVLQLTPIAAHSLASRALVFSDQEPVTVFPATPERLMMVVDGSAGCYIWPEDRVLVRRSEHPVRFVRLADHEFFQVLRNKLGWGLPHVAKPSSSHADAPL, from the coding sequence GTGCCCCGGGTCGGACTGATCGTCAACGACGGCAAGGATCTGGCGATCAGCACCGCCGACCTGATCGAGAGCCGGCTGAAGGCGGCGGGCCTTGAAGTGGCGCGGGTGAGCAGTTCCGGTGGCGTGGTGGGTTTCGCCAATCCCGACCAGCACCTGCGCTCCAGGGGCTACGCCGCCTGCGTCCCCGCCAGCTTCGATGAGGAGATGGCCCTGGCGGTGGTGCTGGGGGGAGACGGCACGGTGCTCTCCGCCGCCCGCCAGACCGCCCCGATCGGCGTGCCGATCCTGACCATCAACACCGGCCATCTGGGCTTCCTGGCCGAGGCGTACCTGAAGGACCTGGACCAGGCCCTGGCCCAGGTGGTGTCAGGGGAATGGACCGTGGAGGAGCGTTCAATGCTCGTGGTGAGCGTGATGCGGGGCGAGCAGCGGCGCTGGGAGGTGCTCTGTCTCAACGAGATGGCCCTGCACCGGGAGCCCCTCACCAGCATGTGCCACTTCGAGATCGCCATCGGCCGCCACGCCCCCGTGGACATCGCCGCCGACGGGGTGATCCTCTCCTCCCCCACCGGCTCCACCGCCTACGCCCTCAGCGCCGGAGGGCCGGTGATCACCCCCGACTGTCCGGTACTTCAGCTGACACCGATCGCCGCCCATTCCCTCGCCTCCCGGGCCCTGGTCTTCAGCGACCAGGAGCCCGTGACCGTGTTCCCCGCCACCCCCGAGCGGCTGATGATGGTGGTGGACGGCAGCGCCGGCTGCTACATCTGGCCCGAGGACCGGGTGCTGGTGCGCCGCAGCGAGCATCCGGTGCGCTTCGTGCGGCTGGCGGATCACGAATTCTTCCAGGTGCTGCGCAACAAGCTGGGCTGGGGCCTGCCCCACGTGGCCAAGCCGTCCAGCAGCCACGCCGACGCCCCCCTGTGA
- a CDS encoding response regulator transcription factor, which yields MTTPPTAATPAQTAVLLVGLEAIGLAPRLEVSGYSTQQQEPGDALPAAVILSPGCEQRIPELRRRLGARPLLLGISSDSVESRSHCLEWGADDFWLPSLGTSDLLTRLRLHLALAQRQAPTPVSALLTLANLRIDPVARQGWRGQRQLSLTAREYQLLLLLLRHRGSVVSRERILEEIWADQGGGASNVIEVYVRYLRQKLEQEGESRLIHTVRGRGYCLSEGRPPAGPVP from the coding sequence GTGACGACGCCACCCACCGCCGCCACCCCTGCCCAGACCGCGGTGTTGCTGGTGGGCCTGGAGGCCATCGGCCTGGCTCCCCGGCTGGAGGTGTCCGGCTACAGCACCCAGCAGCAGGAGCCTGGCGATGCGCTCCCTGCGGCCGTGATCCTGTCGCCGGGATGCGAACAGCGGATTCCGGAACTGCGCCGCAGGCTGGGGGCTCGCCCCCTGCTGCTCGGCATCAGCAGCGACAGCGTGGAGAGCCGCAGCCATTGCCTGGAGTGGGGGGCCGACGATTTCTGGCTGCCCAGCCTCGGCACCAGCGATCTGCTCACCCGGTTGCGGCTGCACCTGGCCCTGGCCCAGCGGCAGGCCCCCACGCCGGTGTCCGCCCTGCTGACGTTGGCGAATCTGCGGATCGACCCGGTGGCACGCCAGGGGTGGCGCGGCCAGCGCCAGCTCAGCCTGACGGCCCGGGAGTATCAGCTGCTGCTGCTGCTGCTGCGCCACCGGGGATCGGTGGTGAGCCGGGAGCGCATCCTTGAAGAGATCTGGGCCGACCAGGGCGGAGGCGCCAGCAACGTGATCGAGGTGTACGTGCGCTACCTGCGCCAGAAGCTGGAGCAGGAGGGCGAATCCCGGCTGATCCACACCGTTCGGGGTCGTGGCTACTGCCTCAGTGAAGGTCGGCCCCCCGCGGGGCCCGTGCCATGA
- a CDS encoding DUF192 domain-containing protein, producing MSCSNLRRWALAGVVLLGGCGPGLTQVPPQFLPITAQWCLEGPPPARCIQLEVPRGERQQAMGLQLRPPLPHLRGMWFPYAPPAVARFWMHRTPEPLDMLFIQGGRVVFLESAVPPCMNLPCRSYGPDTPVDGVLELAAGQAAVLGISVGTPVRITPLPGALPSAPARD from the coding sequence ATGAGCTGTTCCAACCTCCGGCGTTGGGCCCTGGCCGGCGTGGTCCTGTTGGGCGGCTGCGGACCGGGTTTGACCCAGGTGCCACCCCAGTTTCTGCCCATCACCGCCCAGTGGTGTCTGGAGGGGCCGCCGCCGGCGCGCTGCATCCAGCTGGAGGTGCCCCGGGGCGAGCGCCAGCAGGCCATGGGGTTGCAACTGCGCCCGCCCTTGCCCCACCTGCGCGGCATGTGGTTCCCGTACGCTCCCCCCGCGGTGGCCAGGTTCTGGATGCACCGAACCCCGGAACCCCTCGACATGCTGTTCATCCAGGGCGGTCGCGTTGTTTTCCTCGAGAGTGCCGTGCCGCCCTGCATGAACCTGCCCTGCCGCAGCTACGGCCCCGACACGCCGGTGGACGGGGTGCTGGAACTGGCGGCTGGCCAGGCCGCCGTGCTCGGCATCAGCGTGGGCACCCCGGTGCGGATCACCCCACTGCCGGGCGCGCTCCCTTCAGCACCAGCACGGGATTGA